A part of Dethiosulfovibrio peptidovorans genomic DNA contains:
- a CDS encoding aspartate-semialdehyde dehydrogenase, whose amino-acid sequence MRVAVLGATGLVGREMLATLESRKYPVDELRPLASARSAGSSVHFCGREWRVAEVSPEGFDGVDVALFSAGGGTSKTWAPVAAERGAVVIDNSSAWRMDPDVPLVVPEINGASAVHRSKGIIANPNCSTIHAVMVLYPLHRSARLRRFVVTTLQSVSGSGWKAVEELEEESRLVLDGQADTADRRASVYPHRIAFNAVPQVGTFDEDGVTDEEWKMVNESRKIMGVPDLSVDCTCTRVPVMRGHSLSITAQFDQAISPDQAREILGSAPGVILRDDPHSSVYPLAISAARTDPVYVGRIRASQFLENGLSLWVASDNIRKGAALNAVQIAELLV is encoded by the coding sequence ATGCGCGTAGCTGTGCTTGGAGCAACTGGCCTGGTGGGGCGTGAGATGCTGGCGACCTTGGAGTCTCGAAAGTATCCCGTGGACGAACTTCGTCCCTTGGCTTCGGCACGATCTGCCGGGAGCTCGGTGCATTTCTGCGGTCGAGAATGGCGCGTGGCTGAGGTCTCCCCTGAGGGCTTCGATGGGGTGGACGTGGCTCTGTTTTCTGCCGGAGGAGGCACGTCCAAGACCTGGGCACCTGTGGCCGCTGAGCGGGGAGCCGTGGTTATCGACAACAGTTCGGCCTGGCGGATGGATCCAGATGTGCCTTTGGTGGTGCCCGAGATAAACGGAGCTTCTGCTGTCCATCGGTCTAAGGGGATCATCGCCAATCCCAACTGTTCGACGATCCACGCTGTTATGGTCCTCTATCCTCTGCATCGCTCGGCGAGGTTAAGGCGTTTCGTGGTTACGACTCTTCAGTCCGTGTCGGGGTCGGGATGGAAGGCCGTGGAAGAGCTTGAAGAGGAGAGCCGCCTCGTGCTGGATGGGCAGGCGGATACTGCCGACCGGCGGGCCTCGGTCTACCCTCACAGGATTGCCTTCAACGCTGTCCCTCAGGTGGGGACTTTCGACGAGGATGGGGTTACCGACGAAGAGTGGAAAATGGTGAACGAGTCCCGAAAAATTATGGGCGTACCGGATCTAAGCGTAGACTGTACCTGCACCAGAGTACCTGTCATGCGGGGCCATTCCCTGTCGATCACCGCCCAGTTCGATCAGGCTATCTCTCCCGACCAGGCTCGGGAGATTTTGGGATCAGCACCCGGAGTTATCCTGCGGGACGATCCTCATTCGTCGGTCTATCCTTTGGCCATAAGTGCAGCGAGGACGGACCCCGTGTATGTGGGACGTATAAGGGCCTCCCAATTCTTGGAGAATGGATTGTCTCTGTGGGTGGCGTCCGACAATATCCGCAAGGGTGCGGCTCTGAATGCCGTTCAGATAGCCGAACTTCTCGTGTAG
- a CDS encoding aspartate kinase, with protein MDPRHERVVLKFGGSSVSSPERIAAVARRISRFWERGSQVIVVVSAMGDTTDRLLKLALRTAPGGQCLRELDQLLATGEQQSIALVAMALQELGVESLSFSGAQAGISASGRHCEGRIRSIDPDRLLRSINEGMVPVVAGFQAQDEVGDVITLGRGGSDLSAIAVAAAVKADVCYIFTDVDGIYTADPRVVEKARKLDYISWDECLEMTVAGAQVLQARSVEMAIRSGVNVCVASSDEEKEGTWIMKDCVEERAAVRAVSQDDDAARVAFDDTIDPCRVARALSERGIVAQIVVQGGRAVFLIRRSLLDETLAVCRELNASGLSWDDGLSRVSVVGVGLVNHPEISSQILSVLEEIGVAVEMFLSSALSMTCVIRATHSVKAVRALHGKFLEGGIVLCA; from the coding sequence ATGGATCCCAGGCATGAGCGTGTTGTCCTGAAGTTTGGTGGTTCGTCCGTGAGTTCGCCGGAGAGGATCGCCGCTGTGGCTCGCCGTATCAGCCGATTTTGGGAGCGGGGGAGTCAGGTCATAGTGGTGGTCTCAGCCATGGGAGACACTACCGATAGGCTATTGAAGTTGGCTCTTCGTACTGCTCCTGGTGGGCAATGTCTCCGAGAGCTGGATCAGCTTCTGGCCACGGGCGAGCAGCAATCCATCGCCTTGGTTGCTATGGCTCTTCAGGAACTCGGTGTGGAGAGCCTGTCCTTCAGTGGAGCTCAGGCAGGGATCTCGGCCTCAGGACGTCACTGCGAAGGGCGAATCCGATCCATCGATCCTGACCGGCTGCTTCGATCCATAAATGAAGGCATGGTGCCTGTGGTTGCGGGGTTTCAGGCCCAGGATGAAGTTGGTGATGTTATCACCCTGGGACGAGGGGGATCGGACCTTTCGGCGATTGCTGTAGCGGCTGCAGTGAAGGCGGATGTCTGCTATATTTTCACCGATGTGGACGGTATCTACACCGCCGACCCACGGGTTGTTGAAAAGGCTCGAAAGTTGGACTATATCTCATGGGACGAGTGCCTGGAGATGACTGTAGCAGGGGCTCAGGTGCTTCAAGCGCGTAGCGTGGAGATGGCGATCAGAAGTGGTGTGAACGTCTGTGTTGCGTCCAGTGACGAAGAGAAAGAAGGGACCTGGATTATGAAAGACTGTGTGGAGGAACGGGCGGCTGTCCGAGCGGTCAGCCAGGATGACGATGCTGCACGGGTCGCCTTTGACGACACGATCGATCCCTGTCGGGTGGCTCGGGCTCTATCAGAGCGGGGGATCGTGGCCCAGATCGTCGTTCAGGGGGGGCGGGCGGTGTTTTTGATCCGGCGGAGTTTACTGGACGAGACTCTGGCCGTGTGTCGGGAGCTGAACGCCTCGGGACTGAGCTGGGATGACGGACTTTCTCGGGTATCGGTGGTAGGGGTTGGCCTCGTCAATCACCCGGAAATATCGAGTCAGATCCTGTCGGTGTTGGAGGAGATCGGAGTGGCCGTTGAGATGTTTCTGTCGTCGGCTCTGTCGATGACCTGCGTCATCAGGGCGACTCATAGCGTGAAGGCCGTTCGGGCGCTTCACGGTAAGTTCCTGGAGGGAGGGATCGTCCTATGCGCGTAG